One region of Pseudomonadota bacterium genomic DNA includes:
- a CDS encoding four helix bundle protein — protein MMDKPHKKLDVWNKSIELVEQIYQIVEKLPRNEDYGLANQMRRASISIPANIAEGSARHTSKEFIQFLHISQGSLSEVDTYMEICTRLKYIIPDKCSEISALMDKVDKMLTGLIKTLRK, from the coding sequence ATGATGGATAAGCCTCACAAAAAGTTAGATGTTTGGAATAAATCAATAGAGCTGGTGGAACAGATATATCAAATAGTTGAGAAACTGCCGCGAAATGAGGACTATGGTTTGGCAAACCAGATGCGAAGAGCCTCAATATCGATTCCGGCTAATATAGCCGAGGGGTCTGCTCGACACACAAGCAAAGAATTTATTCAATTCCTTCATATTTCCCAAGGCTCACTCAGTGAAGTTGACACGTATATGGAAATCTGCACGCGATTAAAATACATCATACCTGATAAGTGCAGTGAAATATCAGCCCTGATGGATAAAGTAGACAAGATGCTGACAGGACTCATAAAAACTCTTCGGAAGTAA
- a CDS encoding acyltransferase yields the protein MNDQPPTTNHQPPYYVHSSSFIDPDVEIGDGTKIWHFSHVLSGAKIGKNCIIGQNVCIERDVVIGNSCKLQNNVSVYKGVTLEDEVFCGPSCVFTNVYNPRAFIERKAEFRPTLVKRGATIGANATIVCGATIGRYSLIAAGAVVKMDVPDYAIVAGVPAKRVGWVCKCGTTLKFNGKESGVKSEGLKATCTYCGNHYSIENGALKVVSER from the coding sequence ATGAATGACCAACCACCAACCACCAACCACCAACCACCATATTATGTCCATTCATCCAGTTTCATTGACCCCGATGTAGAAATTGGCGATGGTACTAAAATCTGGCATTTCAGTCACGTTCTGAGTGGAGCCAAGATCGGTAAAAACTGTATAATCGGACAGAATGTATGTATAGAAAGAGATGTTGTAATCGGAAACAGTTGTAAACTCCAGAATAACGTTTCGGTATATAAGGGTGTGACACTTGAAGACGAGGTCTTTTGCGGTCCTTCGTGTGTATTTACCAATGTTTATAATCCCCGTGCCTTTATTGAACGAAAAGCTGAGTTTCGGCCTACCCTAGTCAAGCGTGGTGCCACCATCGGGGCCAACGCAACTATCGTTTGCGGCGCGACCATAGGAAGGTATTCATTAATAGCTGCTGGGGCCGTTGTTAAGATGGATGTTCCCGATTACGCCATCGTTGCTGGTGTCCCTGCCAAGCGGGTAGGGTGGGTGTGTAAATGTGGAACGACATTGAAATTCAATGGTAAGGAGTCAGGCGTAAAGAGTGAGGGGTTAAAAGCCACATGCACATATTGCGGCAATCATTACTCCATAGAAAATGGTGCGCTGAAGGTTGTTTCGGAACGATAG
- a CDS encoding four helix bundle protein encodes MKDFKELEVWQKSVDFVLNIYETSKSFPHEEMFSLTNQMRRSAISIPSNISEGFSRNSTKEFIQFLYIALGSSAELETQILISHKLGYLIDPAKLIDNLTTIKKMLNTLISSLKGKTK; translated from the coding sequence ATGAAAGATTTTAAAGAATTAGAGGTTTGGCAGAAAAGCGTGGATTTTGTATTAAATATTTATGAGACTTCGAAAAGCTTTCCCCATGAAGAAATGTTCAGCCTAACCAATCAGATGAGAAGATCGGCAATATCAATACCGTCCAACATTTCAGAGGGATTTTCAAGAAACAGCACTAAAGAATTCATACAGTTTCTCTATATAGCGCTTGGCTCATCAGCAGAATTAGAAACACAAATTTTAATCTCACATAAACTGGGATATCTCATTGATCCAGCTAAACTGATCGATAACCTCACAACAATTAAGAAGATGCTTAATACCCTCATTTCATCATTAAAAGGAAAAACAAAATAG
- a CDS encoding Gfo/Idh/MocA family oxidoreductase: MKNFVLLGAAGFVAPRHMRAIRDTGNSLVAAMDKHDAVGLIDSYFPNSAFFVEFERLDRHVEKLRRMGDERKVHYVSIASPNYLHDAHIRFALRVGTDAICEKPLVLNPWNIDALKEIEQESGKKVNTVLQLRHHPSIIALKQKVDASTIHHPPSTDCPSPLAPRPKYDIDLTYITSRGRWYLVSWKGDLAKSGGLATNIGIHFFDMLQWIFGGFKSNIVHISEPLKAAGFLELQKARIRWFLSIDSNDLPAVARNTGKTTYRSITIDQEELEFSEGFADLHTVTYQEILKGNGFGLEDVKPSIEMAFEIRNAKPVGLKGEYHPFLKAVTGG, translated from the coding sequence ATGAAAAACTTTGTTTTACTTGGTGCGGCTGGATTTGTTGCACCACGCCACATGAGGGCAATAAGGGATACCGGCAATAGCCTTGTCGCTGCGATGGATAAACATGATGCGGTTGGGTTAATTGATAGCTATTTCCCGAATTCTGCTTTTTTTGTCGAGTTTGAGCGTCTTGACAGGCATGTTGAAAAGCTTAGGCGTATGGGAGATGAAAGGAAAGTTCATTATGTTAGCATAGCTTCCCCGAATTATCTTCATGATGCGCATATTCGCTTTGCTCTCCGGGTAGGCACTGACGCCATTTGCGAAAAACCCCTTGTTCTGAATCCCTGGAATATTGATGCACTGAAAGAAATTGAGCAAGAATCAGGCAAGAAGGTTAATACAGTTCTTCAGCTACGCCATCATCCCTCCATCATAGCCCTTAAACAGAAAGTTGACGCATCCACTATCCACCATCCACCATCCACTGATTGCCCCTCGCCCCTCGCCCCTCGTCCGAAGTATGATATCGATTTAACATATATTACTTCCCGCGGCCGTTGGTATCTTGTGTCCTGGAAAGGCGATTTGGCAAAATCCGGTGGATTGGCAACAAATATAGGCATCCACTTCTTTGACATGCTTCAGTGGATTTTTGGAGGCTTTAAATCAAATATTGTACACATTTCAGAACCCCTGAAGGCAGCAGGATTCTTGGAGTTGCAGAAGGCAAGAATAAGGTGGTTTTTGTCGATTGATAGCAACGACCTTCCCGCGGTTGCAAGGAATACCGGGAAAACAACATATCGTTCAATCACAATTGACCAGGAAGAATTAGAATTCTCTGAAGGTTTTGCAGACCTCCATACAGTTACGTATCAGGAAATCCTGAAAGGCAATGGCTTTGGACTTGAAGATGTAAAACCATCAATAGAGATGGCCTTTGAGATTCGGAATGCAAAACCTGTTGGGTTAAAAGGTGAATATCATCCGTTTTTGAAAGCGGTGACTGGTGGATAG